Proteins encoded within one genomic window of Calonectris borealis chromosome 1, bCalBor7.hap1.2, whole genome shotgun sequence:
- the ZBED4 gene encoding zinc finger BED domain-containing protein 4, whose amino-acid sequence MDKSKAGSPRMEGNFVLGKINNVKVEQEEDSINCTLERMDIKTEQDDFKHADSSDEQEDKEKNFITNNPGKYLSTENEDDYGSLFSQYSSTLYDVAMEAVTQSLLSSRNISSRKKSPAWNHFFISPRDSTKAICMYCMKEFSRGKNEKDLSTSCLMRHVRRAHPTVLIQENGSMPGISSFSSPTLLLPPQSTDVGDLSSMLSPIKLVKKMASKIPSPDRIIEESVSIVSSEEISDLSVSEKCSKEEVMVGSSPQLPNNQYDDTVENVAEKTVVIPKSTSGSRRRSAVWKHFYLSPLDNSKAVCIHCMNEFSRGKNGKDLGTSCLIRHMWRAHRSIVLQENGGGTSIPPLYTAPPTLLPSLLPSDTDLNSMSSSPGKLMKESTSVSSSPDRISEEIHTNLSSGDALVEDSMLSSSDDIGEVSFVSSPEKQCEGLGPLIFEPTAVFQQNKRIMKRLKSEVWHHFSLSPADSLKAVCRYCSCMISRGKKGDVGTSCLMRHLYRRHPDVIGNQKSFLDVSLANSPYATLASAECSSSKLTDLPTMVTHDNQIIFPVNSKKTSKLWNHFSICSADSTKVICMHCGRTISRGKKPTNLGTSCLLRHLQRFHNNVLKTDVSETVLSSSTDNHMPLSTELLGSSNFDETNDKFCDSHPVAKKITSLVAEMIALDLQPYSFVDNIGFNRLLEYLQPQYSLPSPSYFSRTAIPDMYDNVKQIIISHLKEAESGVIHFTSGIWMSNQTREYLTLTAHWVTFESSFRPQCEDYHCSALLNVSQIDCDYNGISIQKQLEYWWETWITSIGLQIGITVTDNQSIEKTLNEGDHSSVQCFSHTVNVIVNEAIKSQRMVQNLLSIARKICERVHRSAKAKEKLAELQKEYELPQHQLIQDVPSKWNTSFHMLERLIEQKRAIDEMSIECSFRELISCDQWEVMQSVCHALKPFEAASREMSTHMSTLSQVIPMIHILNRKIEMLFEETMGIDTMLKSLKEAMVSRLSSTLHDPRYIFATLLDPRYKTSLFTEEEAEQYKQDLIRELEIMSSTSDDDKPVSNGCDIGSPSTNSYGEDNLWSLMGDMKKTKDLKERAKLPEEMVLSYLEEEVLEHNCDPLTYWNFKKSSWPVLSKLAVRFLGCPPSIVPSERLFNTSNESNNFSQSRLMIEHFEKLIFLKVNLPLIYFQY is encoded by the coding sequence ATGGACAAGAGTAAAGCAGGTTCCCCCAGAATGGAAGGTAATTTTGtattgggaaaaataaataacgTAAAAGTAGAGCAAGAGGAAGACAGCATTAACTGTACTCTAGAAAGAATGGATATCAAGACAGAACAAGATGATTTCAAACATGCGGACAGCAGTGATGaacaagaagacaaagaaaagaacttCATTACCAACAACCCTGGCAAATATTTATctacagaaaatgaagatgattATGGATCTCTTTTTTCTCAGTATAGTAGTACGCTGTACGATGTAGCAATGGAAGCTGTGACACAAAGCCTTCTTTCTAGCAGAAACATAAGCTCCAGAAAAAAGTCACCTGCTTGGAACCATTTTTTTATATCTCCTAGAGATAGCACTAAAGCAATATGTATGTACTGTATGAAAGAATTTAGCAGGGGTAAAAATGAAAAGGACCTGAGTACAAGTTGTCTCATGAGACATGTGAGGAGAGCCCATCCCACTGTACTAATTCAAGAAAATGGAAGTATGCCAGGTATATCCTCCTTTTCTTCACCTACATTGTTACTGCCACCTCAGTCCACAGATGTTGGAGATCTGAGTTCTATGTTATCCCCTATAAAACTGGTCAAGAAAATGGCTTCTAAAATACCATCTCCGGATCGAATAATTGAGGAATCTGTTTCTAttgtttcttctgaagaaatatcAGATCTCTCAGTTTCTGAAAAGTGCAGCAAAGAAGAAGTCATGGTTGGGTCATCTCCACAGCTACCCAACAACCAGTATGATGACACTGTGGAGAATGTAGCAGAAAAAACTGTTGTAATTCCAAAGAGCACATCAGGTTCCAGAAGGAGATCTGCTGTCTGGAAACACTTTTATTTGTCGCCTCTAGATAATTCTAAAGCTGTTTGCATCCACTGCATGAATGAATTCAgtagaggaaaaaatggaaaagacctGGGAACGAGTTGTTTAATAAGACACATGTGGAGAGCCCATCGTTCCATTGTCCTGCAAGAGAATGGGGGTGGTACCAGCATACCACCTCTTTACACCGCACCTCCAACTCTGTTGCCTTCTTTATTACCCTCAGATACTGATCTGAATTCTATGTCATCCTCTCctggaaaactaatgaaagaatcaacttctgtttcttcttctccagacAGAATCTCTGAGGAGATCCATACTAATCTCTCTTCTGGAGATGCTCTAGTGGAAGACTCAATGCTGTCATCTTCTGATGATATAGGTGAAGTCTCCTTTGTTTCCTCTCCTGAGAAACAGTGTGAGGGATTAGGTCCACTAATATTTGAACCTACtgctgtatttcagcaaaataaaaggaTTATGAAAAGGCTTAAATCAGAAGTTTGGCATCACTTTTCACTGTCACCTGCAGACAGTCTAAAAGCAGTATGTAGATACTGCAGTTGTATGATAAGTCGTGGTAAAAAAGGAGATGTGGGCACAAGCTGCTTGATGAGACATCTATATAGACGCCATCCTGATGTAATTGGAAACCAGAAGAGCTTTCTTGATGTGAGTTTGGCAAATTCTCCTTACGCCACTTTGGCTTCTGCAGAATGTTCATCCTCAAAGTTGACTGACTTGCCTACAATGGTTACACATGATAATCAAATTATATTTCCTGTTAATAGTAAGAAGACCTCAAAACTGTGGAATCACTTTTCAATTTGTTCTGCAGATTCAACAAAAGTAATATGTATGCACTGTGGACGTACAATAAGTAGGGGGAAAAAGCCAACAAATCTAGGCACAAGTTGCCTTCTAAGACATTTGCAGCGGTTTCATAACAATGTATTGAAAACTGATGTCTCAGAGACAGTATTATCCTCATCTACGGATAATCACATGCCACTGAGCACAGAATTACTAGGATCTTCAAATTTTGATGAAACCAATGACAAGTTTTGTGACTCTCACCCAGTTGCCAAAAAAATCACAAGTCTTGTAGCCGAAATGATTGCACTTGACCTCCAGCCATATTCTTTTGTAGACAACATTGGCTTTAACAGGCTGCTTGAATACTTGCAACCTCAGTATTCTTTACCTTCTCCATCTTACTTTTCTAGGACAGCAATTCCAGATATGTATGATAATgtaaaacaaataattatttcacaTCTTAAAGAAGCTGAAAGTGGAGTGATCCATTTTACGTCCGGAATATGGATGAGCAACCAAACACGAGAATATCTGACCCTGACAGCTCATTGGGTAACATTTGAGTCTTCATTTCGACCACAGTGTGAGGATTACCATTGTTCAGCACTATTAAATGTATCACAGATCGATTGTGACTACAATGGAATCAGTATTCAAAAGCAGTTAGAGTACTGGTGGGAAACATGGATTACTTCCATTGGCCTTCAGATCGGGATTACTGTTACTGATAATCAGAGTATAGAAAAAACTTTAAATGAAGGTGATCATTCAAGTGTACAATGTTTTAGTCACACAGTAAATGTCATTGTAAATGAGGCTATTAAAAGCCAGAGAATGGTTCAGAATTTGCTTAGTATTGCAAGAAAGATCTGTGAACGCGTCCATCGGTcagcaaaagcaaaagagaagttAGCTGAGTTGCAGAAAGAGTATGAGTTGCCTCAGCATCAGCTAATACAAGATGTTCCATCGAAATGGAATACATCATTTCATATGCTTGAACGTCTTATTGAACAGAAAAGAGCAATTGATGAAATGTCAATAGAGTGCAGCTTTCGGGAGCTAATAAGTTGTGATCAGTGGGAAGTCATGCAGTCGGTGTGTCACGCTCTCAAACCTTTCGAAGCTGCAAGTAGGGAGATGAGTACACACATGTCTACTCTAAGCCAAGTGATTCCAATGATTCATATACTTAACAGGAAAATAGAAATGCTATTTGAGGAAACAATGGGCATAGATACTATGCTGAAGTCTTTGAAAGAAGCTATGGTGAGTAGATTGTCCTCCACGCTTCATGATCCAAGGTACATTTTTGCTACACTTCTGGATCCCCGGTATAAAACATCCTTATTtacagaagaggaggctgaacaATATAAACAAGACTTAATCAGGGAGCTGGAAATAATGAGTTCTACCTCAGATGATGATAAACCTGTTTCCAATGGATGTGATATAGGTTCACCATCTACAAATTCATATGGAGAAGATAATCTTTGGTCACTCATGGGtgacatgaagaaaacaaaagacctGAAAGAGAGAGCAAAGTTACCAGAGGAAATGGTGCTTTCTTACTTGGAGGAAGAAGTGCTTGAGCATAACTGTGATCCTTTAACTTACTGGAACTTTAAGAAGTCATCTTGGCCAGTACTGTCAAAATTGGCTGTCAGGTTCTTGGGTTGTCCACCAAGCATTGTTCCTTCAGAGAGATTATTCAATACATCCAATGAAAGCAACAACTTTAGTCAGTCAAGGTTAATGATTGAACACTTTGAAAAGCTTATCTTTTTGAAAGTGAATCTTCCTTTAATATACTTCCAGTATTGA